The following proteins come from a genomic window of Mauremys mutica isolate MM-2020 ecotype Southern chromosome 7, ASM2049712v1, whole genome shotgun sequence:
- the GLYCTK gene encoding glycerate kinase isoform X1 has protein sequence MSLWEHGLHLFRSAVGVVLPAPMLRRALVLKTDGCPRLVVKDRAFPVRRNLYLVGFGKAVLGMAAVAEEILGDHLIQGVVSVPHGIRACLQQAGMEEMLLKPHSRIQVIEGAKHNLPDREALRAASMIRELAEGLTADDLLLVLISGGGSALLPAPTPPILLEEKEKVTKLLASSGATIQELNTIRKALSLLKGGGLARAAYPAQVLSLILSDVIGNPVDIIASGPTVYSSPSVQGCLQIMTKYNLMSTLPRSVETVLSSSVSDPSGPKDYSHVYNVVIGSNTLALEEAKHQAEDLGYWTLILSAGVCGEVSRVAKLYSQLIQFVCLSTAGLGEGPLRDQVRGDLLKLAAELEIPGLNLVDSLKALQGLESERSVCLLAGGETTVQLQGNGKGGRNQELALQVALELHRAKATGAGYVLGKCEVLFLSGGTDGQDGPTEAAGAFSSQELVDKAAQEGLDVETFLSNNDSYTFFSKFRKGHHLLLTGLTGTNVMDIQAILIRARDR, from the exons ATGTCCCTCTGGGAGCATGGGCTGCACCTCTTCCGCAGCGCCGTGGGTGTCGTCCTGCCAGCCCCCATGCTGAGAAGGGCCCTGGTGCTCAAAACAGACGGCTGCCCCAGGCTGGTCGTGAAGGACCGGGCTTTCCCTGTGAGGAGGAACCTGTATCTGGTGGGCTTCGGGAAGGCTGTGCTGGGAATGGCGGCTGTGGCAGAGGAGATCCTCGGGGACCACCTAATTCAGGGGGTTGTCAGCGTCCCCCACGGCATCCGGGCATGCCTGCAGCAGGCGGGAATGGA GGAGATGTTGCTGAAGCCTCACAGCAGGATCCAGGTCATAGAAGGAGCTAAGCACAACCTCCCTGACAGAGAGGCTCTGAGGGCAGCCAGCATGATTCGGGAGCTAGCTGAAGGACTGACAGCTGACGACCTCCTCCTTGTGCTAATCTCAG GAGGTGGATCGGCCCTACTCCCTGCTCCTACTCCTCCGATCCTCTTGGAAGAGAAAGAGAAGGTCACCAAGCTTCTGGCTTCCAGTGGAGCTACCATACAGGAGCTCAACACTATCCGGAAGGCTCTTTCTTTGTTGAAAGGTGGAGGGTTGGCCCGGGCTGCATATCCTGCACAG GTGCTAAGCCTCATCCTCTCTGATGTCATTGGCAACCCAGTGGACATTATTGCGAGTGGCCCCACTGTCTACAGTTCCCCCAGTGTTCAAGGCTGCCTGCAGATAATGACAAAATACAACCTGATGAGCACCTTGCCCAGATCTGTGGAAACAGTGCTGTCCAGCTCCGTCTCAGATCCCAGTGGTCCGAAAGACTATTCCCACGTCTACAATGTTGTCATTGGCTCAAACACTTTAGCTTTAGAGGAGGCCAAACACCAAGCAGAGGATTTGGGCTACTGGACCCTGATTTTGAGTGCGGGGGTTTGTGGGGAAGTCAGCAGAGTGGCCAAACTCTACAGCCAGCTGATTCAGTTTGTTTGCTTGAGCACAGCTGGACTTGGAGAAGGTCCTCTAAGAGACCAGGTGAGAGGAGATCTTCTAAAGCTGGCAGCAGAGCTAGAGATCCCAGGTTTGAACCTTGTGGACTCTTTGAAGGCTTTGCAAGGATTGGAGTCTGAAAGATCGGTTTGCTTGCTGGCTGGTGGAGAGACCACGGTCCAGCTTCAAGGAAATGGGAAGGGTGGGAGGAACCAGGAGTTGGCCTTACAGGTGGCATTGGAGTTACACCGAGCTAAGGCCACTGGGGCTGGCTACGTCCTTGGGAAATGTGAAGTCCTGTTCCTCAGTGGTGGAACTGATGGACAAGATGGGCcaacagaggcagctggtgcctTCTCTAGCCAGGAACTGGTGGATAAGGCTGCTCAGGAAGGTCTCGATGTGGAGACATTTCTGAGCAACAATGACTCCTACACATTCTTCAGTAAGTTCCGAAAAGGACATCACCTTTTGCTGACTGGTTTAACAGGCACCAATGTCATGGACATCCAGGCTATTTTAATTAGGGCTAGAGACAGATAA
- the GLYCTK gene encoding glycerate kinase isoform X2 encodes MLLKPHSRIQVIEGAKHNLPDREALRAASMIRELAEGLTADDLLLVLISGGGSALLPAPTPPILLEEKEKVTKLLASSGATIQELNTIRKALSLLKGGGLARAAYPAQVLSLILSDVIGNPVDIIASGPTVYSSPSVQGCLQIMTKYNLMSTLPRSVETVLSSSVSDPSGPKDYSHVYNVVIGSNTLALEEAKHQAEDLGYWTLILSAGVCGEVSRVAKLYSQLIQFVCLSTAGLGEGPLRDQVRGDLLKLAAELEIPGLNLVDSLKALQGLESERSVCLLAGGETTVQLQGNGKGGRNQELALQVALELHRAKATGAGYVLGKCEVLFLSGGTDGQDGPTEAAGAFSSQELVDKAAQEGLDVETFLSNNDSYTFFSKFRKGHHLLLTGLTGTNVMDIQAILIRARDR; translated from the exons ATGTTGCTGAAGCCTCACAGCAGGATCCAGGTCATAGAAGGAGCTAAGCACAACCTCCCTGACAGAGAGGCTCTGAGGGCAGCCAGCATGATTCGGGAGCTAGCTGAAGGACTGACAGCTGACGACCTCCTCCTTGTGCTAATCTCAG GAGGTGGATCGGCCCTACTCCCTGCTCCTACTCCTCCGATCCTCTTGGAAGAGAAAGAGAAGGTCACCAAGCTTCTGGCTTCCAGTGGAGCTACCATACAGGAGCTCAACACTATCCGGAAGGCTCTTTCTTTGTTGAAAGGTGGAGGGTTGGCCCGGGCTGCATATCCTGCACAG GTGCTAAGCCTCATCCTCTCTGATGTCATTGGCAACCCAGTGGACATTATTGCGAGTGGCCCCACTGTCTACAGTTCCCCCAGTGTTCAAGGCTGCCTGCAGATAATGACAAAATACAACCTGATGAGCACCTTGCCCAGATCTGTGGAAACAGTGCTGTCCAGCTCCGTCTCAGATCCCAGTGGTCCGAAAGACTATTCCCACGTCTACAATGTTGTCATTGGCTCAAACACTTTAGCTTTAGAGGAGGCCAAACACCAAGCAGAGGATTTGGGCTACTGGACCCTGATTTTGAGTGCGGGGGTTTGTGGGGAAGTCAGCAGAGTGGCCAAACTCTACAGCCAGCTGATTCAGTTTGTTTGCTTGAGCACAGCTGGACTTGGAGAAGGTCCTCTAAGAGACCAGGTGAGAGGAGATCTTCTAAAGCTGGCAGCAGAGCTAGAGATCCCAGGTTTGAACCTTGTGGACTCTTTGAAGGCTTTGCAAGGATTGGAGTCTGAAAGATCGGTTTGCTTGCTGGCTGGTGGAGAGACCACGGTCCAGCTTCAAGGAAATGGGAAGGGTGGGAGGAACCAGGAGTTGGCCTTACAGGTGGCATTGGAGTTACACCGAGCTAAGGCCACTGGGGCTGGCTACGTCCTTGGGAAATGTGAAGTCCTGTTCCTCAGTGGTGGAACTGATGGACAAGATGGGCcaacagaggcagctggtgcctTCTCTAGCCAGGAACTGGTGGATAAGGCTGCTCAGGAAGGTCTCGATGTGGAGACATTTCTGAGCAACAATGACTCCTACACATTCTTCAGTAAGTTCCGAAAAGGACATCACCTTTTGCTGACTGGTTTAACAGGCACCAATGTCATGGACATCCAGGCTATTTTAATTAGGGCTAGAGACAGATAA